Genomic window (Maylandia zebra isolate NMK-2024a linkage group LG11, Mzebra_GT3a, whole genome shotgun sequence):
TCCTCTTctccttgtttcttttttcagtatGGCAGCTGCCTGCAGGGTCCAGCAGGCACCGCTGGAAGAGACGGTAACCCTGGGGCCAACGGCATTCCTGGGACGCCTGGTATCCCAGGCCGCGATGGACTGAAAGGCGAGAAAGGAGAATGCGTTACTGAAGCTTTTGAGGAACCCTGGAAACCCAACTACAAGCAGTGTGCCTGGAACTCGCTGAACTACGGGATCGATCTGGGTAAAGTGGCTGTAAGTATCTCACTGTATCTGTGGGGAATGCAGGCATTTCAAtcactgcaaacacacattaaacACACACTTATGCTCCATTCTGCGTCGCAGGACTGCACGTTCACCAAGCTGCGCTCTGACAGCGCCCTCAGAGTCCTCTTCAGTGGCTCCCTCAGACTCAAGTGTAAAAACGCATGCTGCCAGAGGTGGTACTTCACCTTCAACGGAGCGGAGTGCACAGGACCACTGCCCATAGAGTCAATTATTTACTTAGACCAAGGGAGTCCCGAGCTCAACTCAACCATCAACATCCACAGAACTTCCTCAGGTACGACACAGACTCTGAACAATACTTGTTCCCACCTCACGGTGCTAGTAATGCTATGGAAAGAAACATTAAGTGAAGTGGAATTTCCTGTATTAATGTCAGGTCTTCATCCAAGTCCTAATTATGAACAAGCACAAAATATTTTAGCTCATAACACATGAATAGTTGCACTCTTTTCGTTCATGTTAGGAAAAGCAATGAACCCCTAAGCCAAGAGTGTCAAACGTAAGGCCCAGGAGCCAGAATCAGCCCAGTAAAGACTCAAATCTGGTCCTATTTcacagctttggaaaatgtgaagaaagGCAAAAGTTTTgaatttttaactgtattttcataagttttacaggtttatcagtactgataaagacctcccCCATGGCCATTCATGCTACACCAAAGTCATTAGGTATaggatttaaaaaacatttttcacagtCAACTGTAGAAATTTCtttacaaaaaaccccaaaatgatgatacataatataaaaaaagaacattttctatTTAACATGTCCATCTCTTACACTTTAGCCTGAAGAATTGTGCTGACAGGTTTTTCTCTTCCGTTACAGAAGCATTTCTTTATCacgtagaaaaagaaaaaactaagaTTACCTGTTAAAACTGTGCttccttttcttattttaacATATCTTGGGGATCAAATGTGCaattaaacttctttacactgacagaaatggGAATTCCACTGGTCAGGCTCACTTAAGATCAACAGGTTTGACTTCCAAGCCCTCGGCTGATGGCATCATCAGAGTTGGAGCCACGAGTTACCAATTATTCCAATTAGTGACACTAGATTGGAGGCTCTAAAGGAGAAAGCAGGGTGGTGGCACCATGATGTCTTAGAGCTCTTCTGCTGCCTCTGGGCCTGCACAGCTCACCATGCTGGCTGGAGCAATAACTTTAAACATCAAAGTCAAGCTAGTGAAGAATGTCTTCAAAGAAAATCCACCTTTTAGAGAAACCAAGTCAGAGGACAGAACTTAAAGATAGGAATAACCTCAAGAGAGCCGTTCACAACAGACGTCCTGAGAAGCAGTTGTGTGAAGAGTGACACGAATTTCCTGTTGAACATTTTTTAGTCTGTTGCTGCTGCAAGAAACTGTTTCTTCCCACCataagaagagagaaaaaagtccAAGCAGTAATTAAATCCAGTGGTTCACATGAAGGACATAAGGACGCTTAGATTTTGtagtttacatttttaactgtaCTTCAGACCAATTCAtgttttgttgtggtttttacacTAAAATGAAAACTGTGTGCACACTCCAGCAGCTAGTTAAGCTACAACAAAGTCAAGAAACGGGGGAAACAGCTAGTTTCTCCCATTTcttgtaaaaatacatttaatgtatttttaatacattaaatgttgtttattaGCCTTCTGCGACCTGATGTGCCAAGGCTGACATGGCAAACCAAGCCCCCTTCTTTACTGCGATTTGGGCGAGTAACAGCAGCTCCAGTTCTTTCAGAAACTGAGAGATGAACACCTGGAGACTTTTTCTGGAAAGTGCCCAAAAGGGCTTGTATAGATGTGTAGAACAGTTCACTTCTCAGATTCACAGTATTAGAGCATTGGATTCATGTGCCTCacacagtctgtgtgtgagatttaCAGCCAAAAACATGTTGGGACAACctgtctcagctgcaggttttgaagggttaaagttttttgttttttttaaagaaaagactgGGTTATTATACGGGGTTATCAACTGAAACAACAGTTGAGAGCATCAAGTTTCTGCTCCTCAAATTGTTCatggaggaagtgaagaagcCACAGCTCACAATTTATCACCCTTTTTTGCTTTGGGACTTTTAGAAAGTGAAGCTGGCTCCACCCCAGCTTCAGTCCTTTTAAGCTAAGCTAATGAACAGCCTTAAATGAACTGCACAGACATGACAATAGTGTTGACTGCAGACATGAAAGATTACAtggttttaattattttttgtttctgtttttaaaccTGAAAGGCCCAGTTTTTCACCGCTGTGTCAGAAAACAACTTGTCTCGGCGTTCGGTTTGGGTGTTCCCTGAAATTCATTTGCACcgtcttctctttttttccctctccgtctctctctctgcagttgAGGGGCTGTGTGAGGGTGTCAAAGCAGGGCTGGTTGATGTGGCGGTGTGGGTGGGGACCTGCGCTGATTATCCAAGAGGAGACGCATCCACAGGCTGGAATTCCGTATCCAGGATTATCATAGAGGAATTGCCTAAGTAAGGAAAATAAAGCAATACGAATGGGAGGGACCTAGTTTTGGTAGCGTGACAGCATGTTATCCGACGCGCCACAACGATCAGGTGTGGTTTGCTGAGGCGTCACTGATGGGAACGTGAatgtttttgagttttgtttaaaTGCTACACCCGTCGACAGGCCTACGATTACTGTACTTTTCTGTCTACCGGAAATAAACTTTGTACTGTAGCTTTTTCAGCTTGTGGCTGCCGTTAAGagtacagcaacagacatggacAGTACCTTTAAACTCTGTACTCCTGTGACCTGTTTATATGCATTATCACTGTTAATAAAGCACTTCTTTTTTAAGGAAATGTTACTTCTCACTTCTGAAACACTGCATATTTATTGCCTGTGCAACAACAAAGTAACATTTAATGTATTCACATGAATCAGGCATGAGACTGCATTTAAAGCACATTTTAGATTTTATAATAAAATCTTATAAAGCACAGCTGATACAATGACACAAAAAcgtcagggaaaaaaaaaagcactcatcaggcaaatCATTTCACACATCTGCAACATCTGAACCTGAGCCGATCATGAATTTGATGTTTATAATGAAgtttttcatagttttataGTTGAGACTGTATCTCTCTGTTGCCAGAAAGCATAAAGTGTAAACAAAACTGCTGCATGATGAAATATTCATCCACCTCTTTAGAAAAGACCCTCACACTACcagtatttaataaaaacaaacaaaaacaaactgttaaagCAACATTGTCCCCATAAAGGTGAACAGCAACAGACATGCTCCCTATAACTTCATTGTGCGTCTGCCATTTTTCACCAACTGTCAGGAAGTTGTATTGAAAAAAAACTGTTGCTGCTCCATTTGGCAACACTTATTTTCAGTGCACATGAGTGATTTTCACTTCAGCACATTTACACGTACTGGACGACGACAGCTCGGCGTCGATCAACACGGTCCTCCCCTGCATCTCCTCCGCACGGCGCCAACGTGTCAGCACGAGTTTGCAGCATTCGGGGCAGTCCGTGCCCTGCTTTTAAAACCTCATTTATTTTGCCCGAGAAAAAAGTGAGACACATTCTCGTAAACCACGAAGGTGATGCAACAGGCTGGGGTGACGCGGATCAAGTTGGGGATGATGCCTTTGTAGAAACCAAGGGTACCTTCATTCCTGAGGAGACAAGTGGGAAAATGTTAAGCATCAATCATAACAGGCACTCGAACTGTGCTCAGAACCTGAGACGGGGCCGGCACGCTCGGTCCCACTGTGAGTGGATCGGTGTCTTACCTCCATGTCCGTCTCACGACGTCAATAACTCCATTGTATCTATTGTGCTGGTCTTGCAGGCGAGCTCGCACCACTTGATATGGGTATGTTGTGGCCACGGCAAATATTTTGGATAATGCTGCCATTGTGATGTATTCCAATGGGTTCTGTTTGCACAGACAGATAAATGGAAGGAGGAAGAAGGGAGCAGAGCAGTGTAGGAAAACTGATGAGTCACTTGTTATCAACTGTGGGCTCTGTCTCATTAGACTCAAAAGTTACAAGCCTTATGGCTGAGTTTTATTAAACAATGTTTCCAGCCTGTCTGTGGCTCATGGTTAGTGACTCACCAGCTTTGCGTCTGAATGTGCTTTTCTGTATTTGTTGTAGTCTCTCTTGAGCTCTTCGTAAGTCATGAACTGCAGTGCTCCATGAGACGTGCCGAGCAGACCGGGAACATAACCCTTTTAAAGACATACTCTGTAAGTCGGTCTGACTTGACACtcaaattcccacagtgtgacTTATCCACTGAAAAGCCCACACATCTGTGACTCCCCATCTCTTtactctctgtgtgtttatacacccctctgcatttaatcattagttcgtattaatctctggctctcttccacagtgtgtcttttgtcttgtCTCCCCTTAGTGAACCTGGTTCCGCTGGAGGTTTCTGttaaggggagtttttccttcccactgtcgccaactgGTTGCTATAgggcaggggtccccaatcccagtccacgagggccggtgtccctgcaggttttagatgtgtccttgatccatcacagctgatttaaatggataaattaccgtCTCAactgtcttgaagttctccagaggcctggtaatgaaccaatcatgtgattcaggtgtgttgacccagggtgagatctaaaacctgcggggacaccggccctcgtggactgggattggggacccctgctataggggatcatctgattgttgtggtttttactGTAGGGTTTATACCTTACAATATTAAGAGCCttgaagtgactgttgttgtgatttagcgttatataaatgaaaatgaacttAATTAAATTAAGGGCCCTTGGCCCTATTTTCTCTTGAACTTTAGGTATAACATTTCCGACAGCAAATTACAATTCAATATTGTTAATGAAGAAGCTGACATACTGCTTAAAACCTCCACTCCTGTATAAAtgggttgtgtttttttccagctAGAAAGGTAGCTGATGCCCTCTAGTGGTGATTAAAGTCAATAGCGCCTACGAGGTCTTCAGTATTCCTATCAAAATAAGCAAAAGTGAGATCTGATGGGATATTCAGAACACATTAATTTGTCCCCCCACTTAGAAACATGAAAAAAGCTAAATaattcaaaaagaaaacatgccaGGACATCACTCAGCAAACCAACAAAAGCTGCACCAGGGCCGAGCCTTCTTTCTTTAACAATGAGTGTACTTACTCCCAAAATCTGAATATGAAATATGAGTCCTAATCTCCACTGAATGTTTGGTGGTAAACCTAATGATCCCCAccacccaccacacacacaaacacaccatgtTGGTATCTAAGCGAGCGACAGCACAGTCTCTCCTCTGACACCAACAGGTAGTCTGAAAACCACAGTGGGCTACTTTTTTTGTCAGGTCTTTAAGGAATTGTTGCTAGTGTGCCATCTCAGTAACAAAGCTGAGATGCCTGTGATTTCTTTATGAGTGGGTATGCATGTTTAAGCTGAACcaaacaaatgacagaaaagctgCCACAAATGAGGGTTATCAACTTGTTACACTGAATCTCACCATCTGGGACGAGGCAGACACAAAGGAGCATGGACGAGGAAATTATGTCTGTGAGTGTTACTCAACAGGGATAATATTTTAAAGAAGCAAAGTTGAGAATAAATATATGGAAGTAATAAAGACTACTAAAACATTCTGGCATTAACAGGTGTAGAAAAATCTCCCAGTTTAAGCCACCCCTCCCAAATGTTTAAACTTGCTAACCATGCAATCTTACATCATAAGGAACACTAACACACTCATGTCTCACCTTGTAGAGTCCAGACACTCCTTCATGGCGGTAGATCTTAACCAAAGCATCAAACATCCCCTTGTACTGCTTGCCATTTCGGTCAGCACTGTACTGCAGCACCAACCGGGTCTT
Coding sequences:
- the LOC101474258 gene encoding solute carrier family 25 member 32; the encoded protein is MSMSSAPNHGPVSETGLPGKPVSAVSFGGRLQKVFSHVKVENLIAGLSGGVVSTLVLHPLDLVKIRFAVSDGLELRPKYSGMVHCMKSVWQQEGLRGLYQGVTPNVWGAGASWGLYFFFYNAIKGYTKEGRQAELSATEHLVSAAEAGILTLTLTNPIWVTKTRLVLQYSADRNGKQYKGMFDALVKIYRHEGVSGLYKGYVPGLLGTSHGALQFMTYEELKRDYNKYRKAHSDAKLNPLEYITMAALSKIFAVATTYPYQVVRARLQDQHNRYNGVIDVVRRTWRNEGTLGFYKGIIPNLIRVTPACCITFVVYENVSHFFLGQNK
- the LOC101473287 gene encoding collagen triple helix repeat-containing protein 1 isoform X4, which gives rise to MSPLAVRLLLLACLALPLYAVEKYGSCLQGPAGTAGRDGNPGANGIPGTPGIPGRDGLKGEKGECVTEAFEEPWKPNYKQCAWNSLNYGIDLGKVADCTFTKLRSDSALRVLFSGSLRLKCKNACCQRWYFTFNGAECTGPLPIESIIYLDQGSPELNSTINIHRTSSVEGLCEGVKAGLVDVAVWVGTCADYPRGDASTGWNSVSRIIIEELPK
- the LOC101473287 gene encoding collagen triple helix repeat-containing protein 1 isoform X1, with amino-acid sequence MSPLAVRLLLLACLALPLYAVEKVRSRGYRKDPDADKCTGNDAEKPNCTRHSGEERPAYLANMYGSCLQGPAGTAGRDGNPGANGIPGTPGIPGRDGLKGEKGECVTEAFEEPWKPNYKQCAWNSLNYGIDLGKVADCTFTKLRSDSALRVLFSGSLRLKCKNACCQRWYFTFNGAECTGPLPIESIIYLDQGSPELNSTINIHRTSSVEGLCEGVKAGLVDVAVWVGTCADYPRGDASTGWNSVSRIIIEELPK
- the LOC101473287 gene encoding collagen triple helix repeat-containing protein 1 isoform X3, coding for MSPLAVRLLLLACLALPLYAVEKVRSRGYRKDPDADKYGSCLQGPAGTAGRDGNPGANGIPGTPGIPGRDGLKGEKGECVTEAFEEPWKPNYKQCAWNSLNYGIDLGKVADCTFTKLRSDSALRVLFSGSLRLKCKNACCQRWYFTFNGAECTGPLPIESIIYLDQGSPELNSTINIHRTSSVEGLCEGVKAGLVDVAVWVGTCADYPRGDASTGWNSVSRIIIEELPK
- the LOC101473287 gene encoding collagen triple helix repeat-containing protein 1 isoform X2 gives rise to the protein MSPLAVRLLLLACLALPLYAVEKCTGNDAEKPNCTRHSGEERPAYLANMYGSCLQGPAGTAGRDGNPGANGIPGTPGIPGRDGLKGEKGECVTEAFEEPWKPNYKQCAWNSLNYGIDLGKVADCTFTKLRSDSALRVLFSGSLRLKCKNACCQRWYFTFNGAECTGPLPIESIIYLDQGSPELNSTINIHRTSSVEGLCEGVKAGLVDVAVWVGTCADYPRGDASTGWNSVSRIIIEELPK